A window from Mycobacterium botniense encodes these proteins:
- the groL gene encoding chaperonin GroEL (60 kDa chaperone family; promotes refolding of misfolded polypeptides especially under stressful conditions; forms two stacked rings of heptamers to form a barrel-shaped 14mer; ends can be capped by GroES; misfolded proteins enter the barrel where they are refolded when GroES binds): protein MAKIIAYDEEARRGLERGLNSLADAVKVTLGPKGRNVVLEKKWGAPTITNDGVSIAKEIELEDPYEKIGAELVKEVAKKTDDVAGDGTTTATVLAQALVHEGLRNVAAGANPLGLKRGIEKAVEKVTETLLKTAKEVETKEQIAATAAISAGDQSIGDLIAEAMDKVGNEGVITVEESNTFGLQLELTEGMRFDKGYISGYFVTDAERQEAVLEDPYILLVSSKVSAIKDLLPLLEKVIQSGKPLLVIAEDVEGEALSTLVVNKIRGTFKSVAVKAPGFGDRRKAMLQDMAILTGGQVISEEVGLTLENADLSLLGRARKVVVTKDETTIVEGAGDPDAIAGRVAQIRTEIENSDSDYDREKLQERLAKLAGGVAVIKAGAATEVELKERKHRIEDAVRNAKAAVEEGIVAGGGVTLLQAAPALDELKLEGDEATGANIVKVALEAPLKQIAANSGLEPGVVAEKVRNLPAGHGLNAQTGEYEDLLAAGVADPVKVTRSALQNAASIAGLFLTTEAVVADKPEKEKAATPGGGGMGDMDF from the coding sequence ATGGCCAAGATAATTGCGTACGACGAAGAGGCCCGCCGGGGCCTCGAGCGGGGTTTGAACAGCCTCGCCGACGCGGTAAAGGTGACGCTGGGCCCCAAGGGCCGCAACGTCGTCCTGGAGAAGAAGTGGGGCGCTCCCACGATCACCAACGATGGTGTGTCCATCGCCAAGGAGATCGAGTTGGAGGACCCCTACGAGAAAATCGGCGCTGAGCTGGTCAAGGAAGTCGCCAAGAAGACCGACGATGTCGCCGGCGACGGTACGACGACGGCCACCGTGCTGGCACAGGCACTGGTGCACGAGGGTCTGCGTAACGTGGCCGCCGGTGCCAACCCGCTGGGTTTGAAGCGCGGAATCGAGAAAGCCGTCGAAAAAGTCACCGAAACGCTGCTCAAGACCGCCAAGGAGGTCGAGACCAAAGAGCAGATCGCGGCCACCGCGGCCATCTCCGCCGGTGACCAGTCGATCGGCGACTTGATCGCCGAGGCCATGGACAAGGTCGGCAACGAGGGTGTGATCACCGTCGAGGAATCCAACACCTTCGGCCTGCAGCTGGAGCTCACCGAGGGTATGCGCTTCGACAAGGGCTACATCTCGGGCTACTTCGTCACCGACGCCGAGCGTCAGGAAGCTGTCCTCGAAGATCCTTACATTCTGCTGGTCAGCTCCAAGGTGTCGGCCATCAAGGATCTGCTGCCGCTGCTGGAGAAGGTGATCCAGTCCGGCAAGCCGCTGCTGGTCATCGCCGAGGATGTCGAGGGCGAGGCGCTGTCGACATTGGTGGTCAACAAGATCCGCGGCACCTTCAAGTCGGTGGCGGTCAAGGCTCCCGGCTTCGGTGACCGCCGCAAGGCGATGCTGCAGGATATGGCGATCCTCACCGGCGGCCAGGTGATCAGCGAGGAGGTCGGCCTCACCCTGGAGAACGCCGATCTGTCGCTGCTGGGCCGGGCCCGCAAGGTCGTGGTCACCAAGGATGAGACCACCATCGTCGAGGGTGCCGGTGACCCCGACGCCATCGCCGGGCGGGTGGCCCAGATCCGCACCGAGATCGAGAACAGCGACTCCGACTACGACCGGGAGAAGCTGCAGGAGCGGCTGGCCAAGCTGGCCGGCGGCGTCGCGGTGATCAAGGCCGGGGCCGCCACCGAGGTGGAGCTCAAGGAGCGCAAGCACCGCATCGAGGACGCGGTGCGCAACGCCAAGGCCGCCGTCGAGGAGGGCATCGTCGCCGGCGGGGGTGTGACGCTGCTGCAGGCCGCGCCGGCGCTGGATGAGCTCAAGCTCGAGGGTGACGAGGCCACCGGCGCCAACATTGTCAAGGTGGCGCTGGAGGCCCCGCTGAAGCAGATCGCGGCGAATTCCGGGCTGGAGCCGGGCGTGGTCGCTGAGAAGGTGCGCAACCTGCCTGCAGGCCACGGCCTGAACGCCCAGACCGGGGAATACGAGGATCTGCTCGCCGCCGGTGTTGCCGACCCGGTCAAGGTGACCCGGTCAGCGCTGCAGAATGCGGCGTCGATCGCGGGGCTGTTCCTGACCACCGAGGCCGTCGTCGCCGACAAGCCGGAGAAGGAGAAGGCGGCGACCCCGGGCGGCGGTGGTATGGGCGACATGGACTTCTAG